The Candidatus Eisenbacteria bacterium sequence CTACGCGTACGTCGTCTACGGCGCGGCCGTCGTGGCGCTCATCTTGGTGCCGCTGATCGGCCGGGCCGCCGGCGGATCGCGGCGCTGGATCGCGCTCGGCCCGGTGTCGATCCAGCCCTCGGAGTTCATGAAGCCCGCGCTCGTGATCGTGCTCGCCCACTACTTCGCGCGCACGGCCGCGGTGCGGCTGACGTTGCGCGAGATGATCCTGCCGGCGCTGCTCACGATCCCGCCCGTGATCCTGATCCTGGTGCAGCCCGACCTCGGCTCGGCGGCCATGCTCGGATTCGTGCTGATCTCGATGCTGGTCCTGGGCGGGATTCGCCTGCGCTGGTTCGCGCTGCTCGCGCTCCCCGTGATCGTGGCGTCACCGATCCTGGGGCCGGCGCTCTGGAACCATTTGAAGACCTACCAGCAGCAGCGGATCCTCACCTTCATCAACCCCGAGCTCGATCCGCAGGGCGCGGGCTATCACATCATCCAGTCGAAGATCGCGGTCGGCTCGGGAATGGTGTGGGGCCGCGGCTTCCTGCGCGGGACCCAGAACCACCTGAACTTCCTCCCCGAGCAGCACACCGACTTCATCTTCTCCGTCTTCTCGGAGGAGTTCGGCTTCGTGGGCGCGGTGGCGCTCATGGCGCTCTATCTGGGTCTTCTGCTCCGCGGGCTCGTGATCGCGCTGCGCGCCCGCGATCGGTTCGGGGTGCTGCTCGTGCTCGGCGTGATGGCGATCGTGTTCTGGCAGGTGGTCGTCAACGTCGGGATGACGACGGGCCTGCTCCCGGTCGTCGGGATCCCGCTGCCATTCTTCAGCTACGGCGGATCGTCCCTGTTCGGGATGCTCGTCGGGATCGGGCTCGTGATGAACGTCTCGATGCGCCGCCACCTCTTCTGAGGGACCGGCCGCCGGGACGTTACACGACGACGGACGTGATGGCGCGGACGAGCTGGGCCTTCGGCACGGCGCCGACGATCTGCTCCTTCACCTGACCGCCCTTGAACAGGATCAGGTTCGGGATGCCGCGCACGCCGTACTTCTGCGGGGTGCGCGGGTTGTCGTCGACGTTCATCTTGACGACCTTGACCTTCCCCGCGTACTCGCGCGCGAGCTCCTCGACGACCGGGCCGATCGCCCGACAGGGTGCGCACCACGGTGCCCAGAAGTCGATCAGGACCGGTGTGGCGCTCTGCAGGACTTCGGCGTCGAAGGTGTCGTCGGAGACGGCGTTCACATCAGCCATGGGTCGAAACGTAGCAGAGGGGTTTCGTCGAGGGAAGGCGCCCGCTAATACGGATGGCATGCTGACGTTGGCGGAGGCCACCCGGCTCTTCGACGCGCGCCGCGCCGCATGGCTGCGCGAGGACCTCGGCGCCTACCTCGCGCTCTGGGCGGACGACATGGTGTTCGAGGCCCCGTCGCATCCCGAGCCCCTGCGCGGCCGCGAGGCATTCGCCGAGCTGGTGCACCGCTCGAACGAGATCACGCGCCCCCTGCGCTTCAACGTCCTGCACCTCGCGATCGCGGGCGAGGACGTCGTGCTCGCCGAGTGGGTCATCACCGTCGAGCACCGCCAGAGCGCGAAGACGATCACGTGGCGCGGCATGAGCCGCTGCACGATGCGCGGCGGCCTCATCTCGCACTGGCGGGAGTACTGGAACCCGGCCGACCTCGCGGGGGCAGGGTCGCTCGCCGTCCAGCGCTAGGGAGCGGAGCGCGCTTCGGTCGCGGCGTGGAGCGCGGGGCGGGCAGCGAGGGCTCCGCTTGGTTCGCCGCGCGGCGCGTGCGCGCCAGCGAACGTCGCGAAGACGGAACGCCGCGCGGCTCGTCTCCGCGCTCCGACGCTCCGGTAGCGCGGCATCAGAACTCAGCCCGCCTCGTCCTCGTCGTCGGCCGTCTCTTCGGCGCCGGCGTCCTCGTCGTCGTCCCACGGACGGGGCTGAGGACCGGGGACGATGCCGGCGATGTCCGGATCCTCGCCCGGCGCGACGGGCGGGCGCTCCTTCTCGAGCGCGCGGCGCTCGGCCTTCTTGCGCTCCTTCTCGGCGCGCTTTTCGAGCCGTGCCCGCTCCTTCTGCCGTTTCGTGCCGCCGGGTCCTCGCATCGAGAAGCGAATCTACCCTGCGCCGGCCTCGAAGGCCACTCCCGGCGTCGCGGCGGCTATGGCGTCTTCCCCTTGAAGACCTTGCCGTCGGCCTCGGTGACCGTGACGATGGCGGCCGAGAAGCACGACGCGTTGCTGCTCACGAGCTGGGCCGTGGCGCTGCGATCGCCCGTCAAGGGGACGGCGACACCCGTCGGCAGCGCGTGCTGGCCCTTCGTCGCGTCGTTCTTTCCCTTGATGATGATCTTGCCCTTCCGGACGTCGCCCCCCTGCGCGACGATCTGCTGAATCCCGTCGGCCCCCGCCAGCTTGTCGCTGTACTTGATGCCCTTGCCGAGGATCGCCTTCCAGCACGGCTTGGTGCCGCAGATGGCTCCGGGGCGGTTCACGCGCATGGTGGCGACGAGGGCGTTCGACTGGTCGTAGAGGCACACCGCGTACGTGGTGATGCCGCTCACCGGGTTGCCGAACTGCGGCGGCGTCACGGTCGAGAGGATCTGATTGATCGTGATCTTCAGCTTCTCCTTGCCGAGGGCCTTCTCGTTCACGAGCAGCGATCCCTTGGCGGAGCCGATGCAACCGGGAAGTGGGGCGGCCGTACATCCGAGCACGATGGTCGTGGTGGTGGTCGACGTCGACGTGGTGGTCGACGTGCTCGTGGTCGTCGGGCGGCTCGTGCTCGTCGACGTGCTCGTGGTCGTCGACGTCGATGTCGAGGTGGTCGTCGACGTGGACGTGGACGTCGTGCTCGTCGAGGTGGTGGTCGACGTGCTCGTGGTCGTCGGGCGGCTCGTGCTGGTCGAGGACGTCGAGGTCGTCGTGGGCACCGGGGACGTCGTCGTACTGGTCGTCGTCGTGGTGGTGGTCGTCGTCGTGGTCGGACACGAGACGCCGCAGCACTGCAGTTGCGGATCCTGGACCGTCGCCGCGGGCGGCGTGATGACCGACCCCGTCAGCACCGGGGCCGTCGTCCGCCAGCTGAGGTCGTTCGCGCCCGTGGCGGTGAGGTGCCCTGCGACCGTCAGACCGGTGCTCGCCTCCAGCAGGTTGCTGCCCGCCGGATCGCCGCCGGGCCCCTGGCAGGTGAGCCGGCCCGCCGACGTGACGTTGATCTGGCACGCTTCGATCTCGATCGTTCCGCCCAGCGCGTCGGGGTGGTTCACGGGATCGACCGGCACGATCGAGTGCAGGTTGCCGCTGACGGTCACGAGGGCGTTCGAGAACACCGTGATGTCGCCCCCGAAGTTGTCGGCGTTGAGGTCGATCTCGTTCGAGAGCGTGACGTTGCCAACCGCGCTGTAGGACATCTCGTCGCCCTGCCCGAAGCCGATCGCGTGACCGAACAGGGGACCGCTCTGCGTGATGAAGCCGCCGGCATCGACGTCGAGCGTGCCGCTGCTGCCGTCGGGCGATGCGCCGTTCAGCTCCACACGCCCGCCGATCGTGATGTTGCGGTTCGCGCTGAACAGGAGGTCGCCCCCGCTGCCGCCGTCCTCGTCGTCGCCGGAGCCGTTGGCGAGGATGTTGCCGGTGAGCGCGATGTCGCGGCCCGCGGTGAGGCTGACGAACCCGCCGTCCCCGGCGCCCGACGCCTGCAGATCGAGGACGCCCTGCGCCGTGGTCGTGATGTCGGTGCCCGCGGTGAGGTCCACCTCGCAGCTCCCGCAGTCGCCGCCCTTGGGCACGAGGTTCGTCGAGATCGAGATCGAGCCGAGGGTCGCCTCGATCGAGATCGAGCCGCCGCCTCCTTGCGCGTTCCCGAACGACTTGATGCCCTCGCTCGGGTCGCCGCCGATGCTAACGTTGCCCGTGGTGCTGGTGATCGTGACCGGGCCGCCGAAGCCGAGCAGGTTGGTCGCATTCGCCACGAGCGAGCCGTTGGAGGTGACGTTGCCGACCGCGTGCAGGACGATGCCACCCCCGCCGAAGTTGCCGCTGACGTCGATGCGGGAGCGCGTGTTGCCCTGCGCCTGGAGGTCGATCGTGCCGGTGGCGTCGAAGTTGACCGTGAGGTTGCCGTCGGTGCCGGGAGTGACGAAGCGCGCGCCCGGCTGCAGCGTGACGTTGTTCGCGAGCACCTTGAACTCGCCCGCGCCGGTGATCGTGATCGTGCGGTTCTGCACCACCAGGGAGCGCGGGCGGATGTCGTAGACGCCCGCCGCGATGGTGGACGTGGCGGCGATCGTGCAGGGATCCGCGGACGGGCTCTGGCAAGGCAGCAGTGCCGCCGACGCCGTCGCGCTCGCCCCGAAAGCGAGCAGCACCGTCATGAAGGCCCGCCAGCCCGCCTTTCGCATACCCCCGCCTACGCCGCCCATATGACCCCCGTCAACAACGGAAAAAATGGTGTCGCTAATTGATGGACAGGAGAATCGACCCCTCGAACGTCCCGCTCGCGCTGTCGATCTCGACCCGGCACGCGCCCGAGGCGCCCGTGGGTACCGTGAACATGAGCTCGCTCGTCGTCTGACCGACGATCGTCGCCGGCTGACCACACACGCGTACCGCGCTCACGTTGGAGAGGTCGCAGCCGGCGACCAGCGTGATCGCGTCCCCGACGTGCGCCAGCCGGGGCGTGACGTCGTTGAAGCACGCACACGCGCCGCCGCAGCACCGCCCGTGGTTGTTCGAGTCGGCGCTCACGGTGTCGCCGACGAAGTGTCCGGTGAGCTGGTTCGCGTGGCCGAGCTTCAGGCTCGACGCGGGCGCGCAGATGTCGGCCGCGATGCTCGCATGCCGTCCGAAGCTGACGCTGCCTTTGCCCTTCAGGAGCACCCGCAGATCGCCGCACGCTTCCGCGACCGTCGCGCCGTTGTTGGCCTTGAAGAAGCCACCGCCCGACACCAGCACCGTCGAATCGTGCGCCGTCACGACGACGTTGCGGCCGATGCGCACACCGCACGACACGTAGGTTCCGGAGGTGAGGTTCAGCTTGGCTGCGTTCTGGACCACGATGTAGCCGTAGGTGCCCGGCGGCAGATCGCAGGCGCCGTTTCCGGGCGTCGCGTCGGGCGCGCAGTCGGCGCCCGGCTGGGCGAGCACGGGCTTCGCCGCGTCGCAGTCCGGGAACGGATCCGGGAAGCCACATGCCGTCTCGAGCGCCGCCGTGTTCGGCTGACACTGCGCATCGCAGGTCCCGGGGATGATGGGCGGCGTGAAGGGTTGCGGTGGCGCCGGCAAGGTCACGTTGTCGAGCGCGCCGCCACCGTTGCGGAAGACTTGCGCGGCGACGGCACCGGGCTTCCGGAAGAACATCAGGTCCGACGCCGCCTGGCTTCCCTCGACGAAGGTCACGGCGCCGAGCGCCATCACGCCGCAGCTCGAGTTCTTGCCCGGAGACGCGCAGTTGACGCCGACGTTGCACGGGCTGTCGAGCGACAGGTTCTTCACCGACGCCTTGCGCTGGGCGAGCAGGAAGTACGAGGACAGTGTACGCCGGAGCGGCTGCGCGTCGGCCGCCGACGCGCCGACGAGCGCGGCGAGCACGACCACGATGCAGGCGCGCAGAGCCATTCGCATCTCAGTTCACCGCCAACGTCGCGGTCGGGTGGAAGGTCCCCGACACGCTCTTCACCTGGACGGCGCAGGCACCGGTCGCGCCCGCCGGGACCGTGACGTGGACCTCGGTCGCGGTCTTCGCCGTGATGGGCGCGACGATCCCGCAGATGCGCACCTCGGTCACACCGGCGAGCGAGCAGCCGCCGCGTAGCGTGACGTCGGTGCCGACCGAGGCGACCACGGGCGAGAAGGAATCGATGCACGCGCAGTCGTCGGCCGGTGCGCAGCAGCGCCCGCGGTTGTTCGAGTCCGCGTTCACCTCGTCCGCGTAGAACTGCCCGGTGAGGTCGTTGTCGTGCCCGAGCATCAGCACGCGCTGCGGCGCGCAGAAGAACCCCGTGATCGCCGAGTTGCGCCCGAAGCCGATGGCCCCGGGCCCGTTGGCGAGCACGGTGAAGTCGCCGCATTGCTGGCCGAGGCTCGAGTCGTTGTTCACCAGGAAGTCGCCCGACGTGTAGATCGTGGTCGGGTCGTTCGTGATCGTGTTCGTGCTCTTGCCGACGTCGACCTTGCAGAAGACGTAGGCACCGCCGGCGAACGTGACCTTGCCCTGGTTCTGCACGACGAGGTCGCCGTACGTGCCGGGGCCGAGGTCGCAGCGGCCGTTGCCCGGCACCGCGTCCGTGGCGCCCGTGCAGTCGGCGTTGCCGAGCACCGTGATCGGCTTCGACGGATCGCACGCGGGGAACGGTGTGGGGAACGCGCACGCGGTGGCGAGATCGCCGGGATCCGTCGCGCACGTGCCGCCGACGGTGCGACAGCTCGGTACGCCGTCGCCGTCGCGATCGCCGATGATCGGGAGCGGCGTCAGCACATCGGTGCCGAGGCGCACGGTGACGTTCTGGGGCGAGTCGATCTCGTTCGAGAAGAGCTGCCACACGCTCGCACCGGCC is a genomic window containing:
- the trxA gene encoding thioredoxin, giving the protein MADVNAVSDDTFDAEVLQSATPVLIDFWAPWCAPCRAIGPVVEELAREYAGKVKVVKMNVDDNPRTPQKYGVRGIPNLILFKGGQVKEQIVGAVPKAQLVRAITSVVV
- the rodA gene encoding rod shape-determining protein RodA; the protein is MRLYVDRRLITHFEWLLPLFAIAVCGLGIATVYSATHAPSMDGPSPLAVRQAMWFAGGFAGMLLVLSFDYRRLDRYAYVVYGAAVVALILVPLIGRAAGGSRRWIALGPVSIQPSEFMKPALVIVLAHYFARTAAVRLTLREMILPALLTIPPVILILVQPDLGSAAMLGFVLISMLVLGGIRLRWFALLALPVIVASPILGPALWNHLKTYQQQRILTFINPELDPQGAGYHIIQSKIAVGSGMVWGRGFLRGTQNHLNFLPEQHTDFIFSVFSEEFGFVGAVALMALYLGLLLRGLVIALRARDRFGVLLVLGVMAIVFWQVVVNVGMTTGLLPVVGIPLPFFSYGGSSLFGMLVGIGLVMNVSMRRHLF
- a CDS encoding nuclear transport factor 2 family protein is translated as MLTLAEATRLFDARRAAWLREDLGAYLALWADDMVFEAPSHPEPLRGREAFAELVHRSNEITRPLRFNVLHLAIAGEDVVLAEWVITVEHRQSAKTITWRGMSRCTMRGGLISHWREYWNPADLAGAGSLAVQR